A stretch of Methanosphaerula palustris E1-9c DNA encodes these proteins:
- a CDS encoding SagB/ThcOx family dehydrogenase: MTRESREDEQADDCGQVFREITAYPSSFRPDQIKGIPRPPLELPPSPESTPIPLPRPEAITVRPVDLRVAIEKRRSVRWFDNEEPLSLEELAYLLWCTQGVQEVVLEQYTLRTAPSAGAAHPLETYLLVNCVEGLEPGIYRYLALEHTLELINSHPEIALAVTEGCMEQQMVLRSAVTFLWTAVPYRTTWRYGPRGYRDIYIDAGHVCQNLYLAAGPIDCGVCAIESFQDDYMNRLLGLDGKTQFLIYCAAVGKIRHGL, translated from the coding sequence ATGACCAGAGAGAGCAGAGAGGATGAGCAGGCAGACGATTGCGGACAGGTGTTCCGAGAGATAACAGCGTACCCCTCCTCGTTCCGTCCGGATCAGATCAAAGGGATCCCCAGACCTCCTCTGGAACTCCCCCCATCTCCTGAATCGACACCGATCCCTCTCCCGCGACCTGAAGCGATCACAGTCAGACCGGTGGATCTACGGGTTGCGATCGAGAAGAGGAGGAGTGTGCGATGGTTCGACAACGAAGAACCACTCTCGCTGGAGGAACTCGCTTACCTCCTCTGGTGTACGCAGGGGGTGCAGGAGGTGGTCCTCGAACAATATACATTACGGACCGCCCCATCGGCCGGTGCCGCTCATCCCCTCGAGACCTACCTGCTCGTCAACTGTGTCGAAGGGCTTGAACCAGGGATCTACCGGTACCTGGCCCTCGAACATACACTTGAGCTGATCAACTCCCACCCAGAGATCGCACTCGCAGTCACCGAGGGGTGCATGGAGCAACAGATGGTGCTGCGGAGCGCCGTGACGTTCCTCTGGACTGCCGTCCCGTACAGGACCACCTGGCGGTACGGTCCCCGAGGATACCGGGACATCTACATCGATGCAGGGCATGTCTGCCAGAACCTCTACCTCGCCGCAGGCCCGATCGACTGCGGGGTCTGTGCCATCGAGTCATTCCAGGACGATTATATGAACCGTCTCCTGGGACTCGATGGAAAGACCCAGTTCCTGATCTACTGCGCAGCAGTCGGGAAGATCAGACATGGACTCTGA
- the mobB gene encoding molybdopterin-guanine dinucleotide biosynthesis protein B: MKIIQVIGRSNSGKTTFNQVLCTALQQKGTVAALKHLGHHTFKLEEGKDSTVLFQTGVKTAVGVDEEKAVMITRETALPELIRHLADMGTDYLVIEGFKTFSFPAVVIGELESDHCMLRNPTVEEVITALPGFPALYSISRLIGNGRTGPASGVIWIPPPTPGTIGSTPIEDRKDLILRTLEPLMNGICIRYQIPIKGIVPEQVLIATIAVNDSSSSCRLLVQATEMLDQAW; the protein is encoded by the coding sequence ATGAAGATCATCCAGGTTATCGGTAGATCAAACTCCGGAAAGACCACATTCAACCAGGTACTCTGTACTGCACTGCAGCAGAAGGGAACAGTAGCTGCACTCAAGCATCTCGGTCACCACACCTTCAAACTCGAAGAAGGGAAGGACAGTACAGTACTCTTTCAGACCGGTGTGAAGACGGCTGTCGGAGTGGACGAGGAGAAGGCGGTGATGATCACCAGGGAGACGGCACTTCCTGAATTGATCCGGCACCTCGCAGACATGGGAACTGACTACCTGGTGATCGAGGGGTTCAAGACATTCTCCTTCCCGGCCGTGGTGATCGGCGAACTGGAGAGCGATCACTGCATGCTCCGGAATCCTACCGTCGAAGAGGTGATCACGGCACTGCCCGGGTTTCCTGCTCTATACTCGATCAGCAGGCTGATCGGCAATGGGAGGACGGGACCAGCCTCTGGAGTGATCTGGATCCCTCCACCCACACCAGGCACCATCGGGAGTACCCCGATAGAGGACCGTAAAGATCTAATCCTGAGGACACTTGAGCCACTGATGAACGGGATCTGCATCCGTTATCAGATACCAATCAAAGGGATCGTTCCGGAACAGGTGCTGATAGCCACCATTGCAGTGAACGACAGTTCCTCTTCATGCCGGCTTCTGGTACAGGCGACAGAGATGCTCGATCAGGCATGGTGA